In a genomic window of Ochrobactrum sp. Marseille-Q0166:
- a CDS encoding M20 aminoacylase family protein, with protein sequence MDDRLSETISSYLPELIAIRHDIHKHPETAFEEHRTAALVTDTLKKWGIDVATGIAGTGVVGTLTGTRPGSRAIALRADMDALDIVEATNVPYASAIEGKMHACGHDGHTTMLLGAARYLSEHRDFAGTVHFIFQPAEEKGGGGLCMIEDGLFQRFPCDAVYGLHNEPGLALGKFGIRSGPMLANVDTWTVVFKGTGGHGAVPHRATDPSVPLGHFLTGLQSIVGRSVPARETAVISVGYIAGGHPDSGNVIPSEITVHGTARSYDPAVRDILENRLSELGQNLAAAYGCSASVLYKRGYPALVNSVEETAIAAKAAVCVTGEANVDSDFPPITAGEDFAYMLQNKPGAFMLMGNGVDENGHFHHVHTPHFDFNDQALLFGIGYWVALIKAELG encoded by the coding sequence ATGGATGATCGCTTGTCAGAAACGATCAGCAGTTATCTGCCGGAACTTATTGCTATCAGACATGATATTCATAAACATCCGGAAACGGCTTTTGAAGAACACCGTACTGCTGCACTGGTGACTGACACCCTGAAAAAATGGGGTATTGATGTGGCCACAGGCATTGCCGGTACCGGCGTGGTCGGCACGCTGACAGGTACAAGACCCGGTTCAAGGGCAATAGCCTTGCGGGCGGATATGGATGCGCTGGATATTGTTGAAGCAACCAATGTGCCCTATGCCTCGGCAATTGAAGGCAAAATGCATGCCTGTGGTCATGACGGCCATACAACCATGTTGCTGGGGGCCGCACGTTATTTATCGGAACATCGCGACTTTGCCGGTACGGTTCATTTCATCTTCCAGCCGGCAGAGGAAAAGGGCGGCGGCGGTCTGTGCATGATCGAGGACGGCCTGTTTCAGCGCTTTCCTTGTGATGCCGTTTACGGGTTGCACAATGAACCAGGGCTGGCCTTGGGTAAATTCGGTATCCGTTCTGGCCCGATGCTGGCCAATGTTGATACATGGACGGTGGTTTTCAAAGGAACCGGCGGTCATGGTGCCGTACCGCACCGTGCAACTGATCCGAGCGTGCCGCTCGGACATTTTCTGACCGGCCTGCAGAGCATTGTCGGGCGCAGTGTACCGGCGCGAGAAACGGCGGTGATCAGTGTCGGATATATTGCCGGCGGTCATCCTGATTCCGGTAATGTTATTCCTTCTGAAATTACAGTTCATGGCACGGCACGGTCATATGATCCGGCAGTGCGGGACATCTTGGAAAACCGCTTGTCTGAACTGGGGCAAAATCTGGCAGCAGCTTACGGATGCAGTGCCTCTGTGCTTTATAAGAGAGGTTATCCGGCTCTTGTTAATAGTGTTGAAGAGACTGCCATTGCTGCAAAGGCGGCTGTCTGTGTGACGGGTGAAGCAAATGTGGACAGCGATTTTCCGCCGATCACAGCGGGGGAGGATTTCGCCTATATGTTGCAGAACAAGCCGGGCGCATTCATGCTGATGGGCAATGGTGTGGATGAAAACGGACATTTTCATCATGTGCATACACCGCATTTTGATTTTAATGACCAAGCATTGCTTTTTGGTATTGGCTATTGGGTTGCGCTGATCAAAGCCGAATTGGGCTGA
- a CDS encoding MFS transporter: protein MNGTLESTISAGATGGLEESKPAVKNNISSVAAVTLGNALEFYDFTIYSIFAAVIARQFFPLETPFGGLLLSVAVFGVGFLTRPLGGIVIGAYADRAGRKAAMTLTILLMAAGTGLLAIIPPYDSIGIAAPMLVVVARLIQGFSAGGEMGPATTYLLERAPSHRRGLYTSWQSASQGIAFLIAGIIGFALIEALPAESLESWGWRLPFLLGILIAPVGMYIRNRLPETIQHEQAHSTTKAVLADVLTEHRRTVVLAGLAIAGGAVTMYISSYMTTYALTTLHLPAGVSMLATLVTGLTMAVMSVVGGWLSDRYGRKVVMIIPRVLLVLAAYPAFMLITYQQTGTTLLLMVALLVTLHSLNAGVMLGMIPESFPRRVRSIGLSFSYAVAVTIFGGTAQFVVTWLISVTGSPMAPAWYLVVANALAVIAMFLMRETRHVSLDD from the coding sequence ATGAACGGAACGTTGGAGAGTACCATTTCTGCCGGTGCAACCGGAGGGCTCGAAGAGAGCAAACCTGCAGTTAAAAACAATATCTCCAGTGTGGCGGCGGTAACGCTCGGCAATGCACTGGAATTTTATGATTTTACGATTTACAGCATTTTTGCTGCGGTTATTGCGCGGCAGTTTTTTCCGCTGGAAACACCTTTCGGCGGTTTGTTGTTGTCTGTGGCCGTGTTCGGTGTCGGTTTCCTCACCCGCCCGCTCGGCGGCATAGTGATCGGCGCCTATGCGGACAGGGCTGGCCGCAAAGCGGCCATGACCCTGACAATCCTGCTGATGGCGGCGGGCACCGGTCTGCTGGCGATTATTCCGCCTTATGATTCAATTGGCATTGCTGCACCGATGTTGGTTGTTGTGGCGCGTTTGATTCAGGGTTTCTCCGCAGGAGGGGAAATGGGACCGGCTACCACTTATCTTCTCGAGCGGGCACCAAGTCATCGCCGTGGTTTATATACAAGCTGGCAGTCGGCCAGTCAGGGCATTGCGTTTTTAATTGCCGGTATTATCGGTTTTGCACTGATTGAGGCATTACCGGCGGAAAGTCTGGAATCCTGGGGTTGGCGTCTGCCGTTTCTGCTCGGCATTCTGATTGCACCGGTCGGTATGTATATCCGCAACCGTTTGCCCGAAACGATTCAGCATGAACAGGCCCATAGCACAACCAAAGCCGTGCTGGCCGATGTGCTGACAGAACACCGGCGCACTGTGGTGCTGGCAGGTCTTGCCATCGCTGGCGGTGCCGTTACTATGTATATTTCGAGCTATATGACCACTTATGCCTTGACCACGCTGCATCTGCCGGCCGGGGTTTCAATGCTGGCTACTTTGGTAACCGGTCTGACAATGGCGGTAATGAGCGTTGTCGGCGGCTGGTTGTCAGACCGGTATGGCCGCAAAGTTGTGATGATTATTCCGCGTGTGCTGCTGGTACTGGCAGCCTATCCGGCCTTTATGTTGATCACTTATCAGCAAACCGGTACCACGTTGTTGCTGATGGTGGCTTTGCTGGTGACACTGCATTCGCTTAATGCCGGTGTAATGCTGGGTATGATACCTGAATCCTTCCCCCGACGGGTGCGCAGTATCGGCTTGTCATTTTCCTATGCGGTTGCTGTAACGATTTTCGGCGGCACCGCGCAGTTTGTGGTGACATGGCTGATCAGTGTGACCGGCAGCCCGATGGCACCGGCCTGGTATCTTGTTGTTGCCAATGCGTTGGCGGTGATCGCCATGTTTCTTATGCGGGAAACGCGCCATGTTTCCCTCGATGATTGA
- a CDS encoding LysR family transcriptional regulator — protein MAVPYSVKHLQYILAVKQTGSLSRASELMSVSVSSVREAIRLTEQRLGVILFFGTPSKGMQLTGEGERFTALAEDFLNSYMGFEKAAADIPLDWNRDITIGVLKSVGPMIMPSILRKISGIIPKAHFQIIESSARELSEAIRTEKLAAAFTFNDDLHPALEFAELNRTPLHAGLYPGHPLAGRHEIELVELQEDPYILLDFDGARRYYSGLFERHNVKPRVAYTVDTREMAYSLISTNLGYSIFNLCPLLDDQTRYDNLMARVPLVSDYWNPSFGMIHMSGRSGHLIRILKDICASFQTVPITPPTP, from the coding sequence ATGGCCGTGCCTTATTCTGTTAAACATCTGCAATATATCCTTGCCGTCAAACAGACAGGCTCACTGTCCAGAGCCTCGGAACTTATGTCCGTCTCGGTCTCCTCTGTTCGCGAAGCCATACGCCTGACAGAACAGCGCCTTGGCGTGATTTTGTTTTTCGGCACGCCATCCAAAGGTATGCAACTGACCGGCGAAGGCGAGCGTTTTACGGCGCTCGCTGAAGATTTTCTCAATTCCTATATGGGCTTTGAAAAAGCTGCTGCCGATATTCCGCTGGACTGGAATCGCGACATCACAATCGGCGTGCTCAAAAGTGTCGGCCCAATGATTATGCCGTCAATCTTGCGTAAGATCTCAGGCATAATTCCCAAGGCGCATTTTCAGATCATTGAAAGCAGTGCACGGGAATTATCAGAAGCAATCCGCACAGAAAAACTCGCTGCCGCCTTTACCTTTAATGATGACCTGCACCCCGCGCTTGAATTTGCGGAACTCAATCGCACGCCTTTGCATGCAGGTCTTTACCCCGGTCATCCACTGGCGGGAAGACACGAGATTGAACTGGTCGAGTTGCAGGAAGATCCCTATATCCTGCTCGATTTTGACGGAGCCCGCCGTTATTATAGCGGTTTATTTGAACGCCATAATGTCAAGCCCCGCGTGGCATATACGGTGGATACGCGTGAAATGGCCTATAGTCTCATCTCTACCAATCTGGGCTATTCGATTTTCAATCTCTGCCCTTTGTTAGATGACCAAACGCGCTATGATAATCTGATGGCGCGCGTACCGCTTGTTTCCGATTACTGGAACCCAAGTTTCGGCATGATCCATATGAGCGGCCGCTCCGGCCATCTGATCCGGATTCTCAAAGACATCTGCGCATCTTTTCAAACGGTTCCGATCACACCGCCTACGCCGTAG